A window of the Nitrosopumilus ureiphilus genome harbors these coding sequences:
- a CDS encoding transketolase family protein: MNDPVMTDMRSEYSKSLVHLGKENPNVVVLGADTTDSLKTSAFGKEFPDRFFNVGIAEANLVTISAGLAASGKISFASTYAIFLPGRAVDQIRNNIAYPSPPGKKGLNVKLVSSHGGLSVGPDGGSHQQIEDIAIMRAIPNFRVLIPADTVAVSKLTQLMAKEYGPFYMRMARSKTPLVHSESQDFQIGKGITLRDGSDCTIASCGITVRMALEAADSLQQEGISCRVLDMFSIKPIDNELLEKAARETGCIVTTEEHNVFAGMGSAVAESVSESYPVRIKRIGAQDMFGESARDNEVPLLLEKHGITSFNIAKQVKEIRSKKL; this comes from the coding sequence TTGAATGATCCAGTAATGACTGACATGCGTTCAGAATATTCAAAATCACTAGTGCATCTTGGAAAAGAAAATCCAAACGTTGTAGTTTTAGGCGCTGATACGACTGATTCTCTGAAAACTTCTGCTTTTGGAAAGGAGTTTCCTGATAGATTTTTCAATGTGGGGATTGCTGAAGCAAATCTAGTTACAATTTCTGCCGGATTGGCAGCTTCCGGAAAGATCTCTTTTGCAAGTACATATGCTATTTTTTTACCAGGAAGGGCAGTTGATCAAATTCGAAATAACATTGCATATCCCTCTCCGCCTGGTAAAAAGGGTCTAAATGTAAAATTAGTTTCATCACATGGTGGTTTATCTGTTGGACCTGATGGGGGCTCTCATCAGCAAATAGAAGATATTGCAATTATGAGAGCAATTCCAAATTTCAGAGTTTTAATTCCTGCTGACACTGTTGCAGTTTCTAAATTAACTCAATTGATGGCAAAAGAATATGGTCCATTTTACATGAGAATGGCAAGATCTAAAACTCCATTAGTTCATTCAGAATCTCAAGATTTCCAAATTGGAAAAGGTATAACACTACGAGATGGCTCTGACTGTACTATTGCATCTTGTGGAATTACAGTCCGAATGGCTTTAGAGGCCGCTGATTCATTGCAACAGGAAGGTATCTCTTGTAGAGTTTTGGATATGTTTTCAATAAAACCAATTGATAATGAGCTATTAGAAAAAGCCGCACGAGAAACAGGCTGCATTGTAACTACTGAAGAGCATAATGTCTTCGCTGGAATGGGCTCTGCAGTTGCAGAATCTGTTTCTGAATCTTATCCTGTTCGTATAAAGAGAATTGGTGCTCAAGATATGTTTGGGGAATCTGCTAGGGATAACGAGGTTCCTTTGCTCTTGGAAAAACACGGAATAACATCTTTTAATATAGCAAAACAAGTCAAAGAAATTAGGAGCAAAAAATTATGA